Genomic DNA from Gemmatimonadota bacterium:
CCGGTGGCGTGGCAGACTTTGATGCGGTGAAGGCCGACGTCAAGACGGCTGTGGCGCGTGAGCAGTCGATCGACAAGCTGATGGCCACCGCCAAGACCCTGTCGGCCGATGCGGCCACGTCCACGCTGGAAGCAGCGGCGACGAAGCACGGGCAGAAGGTGGAGACGCAGGGTGCCTTCGTGCGCACCGGTGTGGCTCCGATGCTCGGCGCCCTCAGCGAAGCAGTTGGTGTGGCCTTCACGTTGCCGGTGGGTGCCGTGTCGGGCGCGGTGCGCACCGACGGCGGTGTCTACGTGATGCGTGTGGATCGCCGCACGGACTCGTCGAAGGATGAGTGGGCCAAGCAGAAGGAAAGCCAGCGCGACCAGACCGTGCGCGGCATGCGCGAGCAGAAGGTGCGCATGTTCATGGAAAGCCTACGCAAGGCGGCCAAGATTGACGACCGCCGCAAGCAGATTCAGTCGGCGCAGCGCCGCCAGTCGTAATCATCCCTCAGGTGGCCGGTACGGCGCCTGAGGTCGAGGGGAACACGAAGGGGAGCGACCGCAAGGTCGCTCCCCTTCTCTCTTGGCGGTGGTCGAGGCGCGCGCCGAACTAGCTGGCGCGCCCCGCCGGACGTGCTAGATCAAACGCTTGGGTTCAACCGCCGGCACGCTCTCGTCACGGACGTTGGCGCTTTCGCCGCGCGGCAACGCTTCCGTACGCGGCGCATCAGGCGTCTGAATCTCGCGCTGCACGTCGTTCATGTTCTTTTTGAACTCCTTGATCCCCTTGCCGAAGGAGCCGGCGATTTCCGGGATGCGCTTCGCCCCGAAGAGCAGCAGCACCACCAGAAGGAGCAGCATCATCTCCTGCACACCCATTCCGAACATAACCGCCTCCTAGAACAGCGAACGCGCAATAAGGTACGCGATGAGGACCCCGACGAGACTCAGCAACGAGACGTCGAGCGCGAGCGGCCCCACCCCGAACTTCAAGATAACCAGATCCAGCGAAAAGGTGCCGATCGAGGGGGTTACGGAGGTCGTCAAGAACTCCTTCACCGCTCCAGACGGAAGCCACTGGCGGGCCGCCGCCTGCAATAATCCGCCAACCATAAACCCGATGGCTAGCACGAGTGCATGAAACCCCGGCCTATGCTTGGACGATCCTTTGGTAGCCATTGTTACGACCGCCGGTCGAGGACGAAGTTGATGGTTTCCGCCAACGCCTGACGGGCCTCAGAATCAGCCACCCCGTCGAGGCTTTCTTCGGCCCGCACGGCGAACTCTTCCCCCTTCCGCCGCGCAAAATCGAGCCCGCCGCAATCGGTCACAATCTGGACGACTTCGGCGATTTCGCCGTCGTCGGGGGTCGGATTCGCGAAGAGCGCATCCACAATCGCGCGCTGCGACGGCACCATCTGCGGGAGCGCCGCAATGAGCGGCAACGTCACCTTGTGTTCGCGAAGATCGTTCCCCGACGGCTTGCCGGTAACGGTCTCACTCTCGGTGTAGTCGATGAGGTCGTCCGCCACCTGAAACGCCATGCCGATGCTCTCGCCATACGTGCGCATCTGCTCGCGATAGCGCGGCGCACCGGCGAGGGCGCCCATCTCGCAGGTCGCGCCCAGCAGTGAGGCGGTCTTGGCGCGGATCAGCGACCAATAGTCTTTCTCGGTAAAACCGAGCGCGTCATACGTGGCGAGTTGGTCGAGCTCGCCGAGCGTCATGGAATTTGAGGCGTACGTAAAGGCACGGAGCGGCTCGAGGTCGCCCTGCCGCACGAGCTCTGCGATGGCCTTCGAAAAGATGTAGTCGCCCATCAGAACGGCCATCTCATGGCTGAACAGTGCATTGAGCGTGGGCATCCCGCGCCGAAGCACAGAATGATCCACAGAGTCGTCGTGGACGACACTGGTGAGGTGCACCAGTTCGGCCACGGCGGCCAAGCTCACCGCGCGTTCCTCTGGTTGCCCTTCTAGTGAAGCCGCCAGGAGCAGGAGCGTGGGGCGAATCATCTTCCCCTTCATCCCCTGCAAATGGCCGTTTGCCGCCTGAATGATCGCGGAGTCGGCTTGCACGATGCGCCACATCTCGGCTGGCACGCGATCGAGCAACGCGCGGACTGGTCCCTGAATATCCAGGAGCGCGGTGGCTAGAGGGAGTTGCGGGCGAGATTGAATGGTCACGAAGCGGCCTTGTCCACGGCATTGAGGCGGTCCCCGACATCGCGAAACTGGATATCGACGGCGAAGACTCGCTCGTAAAACGTTTTGGCCTCGGCGTGCTTGCCGAGGGATTCGTGAATGTAACCCAGCAGATAGAGTACGCCTACCAGCCGCTCGTCGCTGACCCCCTGTTCGTGGATCGCCCGCTGGAGGATTGTGACGGCCACGGCGAGCTGTTTCTTCTCGAGAAAGCACTGCCCGAGCGCCTCGAAGGTGCGCACCCGGTTGGTGGTGGCACGGAGCGCCTTCTGAAACTCCGAAATGGCTTCGTCGAGCAAGCCCATTTCCTTGTAGGCGACGCCCAGATCGTAATGCGACTCGTAGTCTTCTTCCTCGACGTTCTCGGCGACGCCCTGCTTGAACTTTTTGAGCATGTCGTCAAAGTCGGCCTGCTCGTCGCCTGATGGCTCCTCCTCGTCGACGACCATGCGCGTATTCTTGGGTGCCTCGTCCTCTCGGAGCCAGTCACCGAGCGAGATATACTGATCGTCGTCGTCCACGGAGGCGGGTGCAGGCACCGTTTCGGGCGCGGCCTGCTCGTCCACCTGCGCCGTATAGCGTCGCGTGGTGCGGCGTGCCACCTGGCCCTCGTCGGCCGAGGGGCGCGTCACCGGTTCGGCACCAAAGGCCTCGAGTGCGCCGAGGGCGCGCACATCGTCTGGCGCGATGTCGAGCACGCGCTGGTACACAATCCGTGACTTCTCGGCCTGCCCTTCGCGCAACAACGCATCACCGAGGGCGACGTACGCCTCAACCAGTGATCCCTTGTCGTTCACGCGGAACGCGAACTCGACGCGTTTCTGATGGTGTTTGACCGATGCCGGATTGACGCGAATAATTTCGTCGGCGATTTCGCGGGCGGCATCGAGATTGCCGTCGCGCTCAAAGCCGGCGAGGGCTGCTTCGAGTTCGCGCAGTCCGCCGTCGCGATCGCCGTCATCCAGTAATGCTTCCGCATACCGGCGGCGAAGCCCCCAGTTTTCGGGCTCGTCGGCGAGGCGCACGAGCATCCCAACATCGCTGGCCAACAGCGAGGTCGTACGCCGCACGCGCGGCGGGTCTTCGAGCTCTTCGGCGTCGAGGAGTTGGAATGCGGTCGCGTCCGCGGGTGTGGACGGGTCATCTCGGATTTCGGTCGGCGCGGCTGGCGGACTCTCGACAGTGTCCACGTTCGTCGGTGTAGCGGCCGTCGGCGCATCCAAGTCGAGGAAGTCGATAGCGTCCGCCGTAGGCGCTCCTGCTTCCACCATCGGCAGTCCGGCCGGTGGCGTGAAGTGCGAGACGTCGATCAGCGGTAGCTCACCCGACAAGGCGAGGCCGGCCGAGAAACGCGGCGACGTGGGCTCTTCCTTGATGGCTCCAAAATCAATCTCGGCGAACTCACTCGGCGCGAGCGGTGCGGTCTCAACCGCCGGGGGCTCGGCAAACGAGGTCGGTTCGAGTCCCAACAGAGGCACGGTCGGCTCGACCTGTGTCTCATCCATTACCGCCGCGGTCGTTTCGATTTCGATGGCGGCCGGAAGCGCAGGCGCAACGATTTCGCGCGGTGTACCGGACGGCGCGCTCGACTCTGTTGGTGGCTCAACAATCGGCGGCGCTACAGGCGCGGGCAGTTCGACTGCCCGCGTCGCGCGTGCGTGGCGCGGGAGCGGCGCGTCGAGATCGATGAAGATCAAGTCATCGGCTTTCGTCTTCGCCTGATTCTCGCTACCCCGCGGCACCGCGTCAGGGTCGATGTCCTTCATGCGCTCGGCCGTCGCCTCGGCTTCTGCCACACGACCATCGTCCGCGTACCGCGCGTGCAGGAGCTGCAACTGCTCCAACGCCTCGTTTTTCTTGCCCGCCTTCGTCAGGTGCTCGGCGAGCATGAGCCGGATGTCGTCCTGATCCGGCACGAGATCGGCGAATTCTTTGAGCGCGCGAAAGGCCTCTTCCATCTTATCGGCCTTCTGCATGCGGTCGGCGTACTCAAGGAAGTTCGCCTTGGCATCGGCCTTGAATCCTTTGGCCGCGCTGATTTTTCCGAGCTTGTAATAGACCGAGACGCGCCCTGGGGAGGTGCGCAAAATCTTATTGCAGAGCGCGATGGCGTTATTGAAGAACCCGCCCTCGGAATACAGATCGACGGCGCGCTCGTAGAGCAGGACGCCGTCGGGAACGTTGCCCTGCCGCACCAGCATATCACCGACGCGATTGTACAGCCCCACGTCGATGTTGTCATCGTCGCCGGCGTCGTAGGCATCGAGCACTTCCCGATAAGCCGCGATGGCCTTATCGAGTTGTTTCTTCTGCTCGAAGTCAGCAGCCTTCTTTTTGAGTGCGGCGACGTTGGCCATTTCTGGGGCGGAAACAGGAGCTGGGGATAACCGGATGAGCCGGACTTTCCCGAAAGAAAGCTACCTTCCCAACCTCAGCTGTGACAAGCGTTTCCGCGCACCCACGAGCTCACGCAACGGTGGTCGCCGTACCAATACGGCAACTCGCGAATGTCCTCGATTTCGTAGAGCGCGAGATCGGCGGAGAAGCCGGGCGCCAGCTGGCCGGTTTTGGTGGCCAATCCGAGGGCGGCCGCCCCGTTCACGGTGGCAGCGAGCACCGCCTCAGCGACGCTCATATGCAGCTGGCTCACCGCCAGGGTGAGCATGAGGGGGAAGTTGACCGTGGGCGACGTCCCGGGATTGAAGTCCGAGGCTAATGCGACGGCAGCCCCTGCGGCAATCAACTCGCGGGCCGGCGCCTGCCGCGAGCGTCCGAGGAACATCATCGTCCCTGGGAGGAGGGTGGCGACGGTCTGGGAGGCCGCCAGCGCCCTGATGCCGCCCTCACTGATGGCGGCGAGGTGGTCAGCGCTGGTCGCGCCCAGTTCGGCCGCCAGCTCGGCGGCGCCGCTCGGCTCCAGTTCGTCGGCGTGGAGCTTGAGGGCGAGCCCGTGCGCCTGGGCCGCACCCAGCACCCGGCGGCTCTCGTCGAGGGTGTAAACGCCCGGCTCGCAGAAGATGTCCGCAAACTGGGCGAGCCCTTCGGCGGCGACCTGCGGAATCATCTCATGAATGAGGAGTGCGACGTACTCATCCCGGGTGCGCGGGGCCGCGCGGTATTCCAGCGGGATCTCGTGCGCGCCGAGGAAGGTCGGGACGATGCGAACCGGGAGGGATTCCTGGAGGCGTCGAATCACGCGGAGCGATTTGAGTTCGTCTTCGAGCGAGAGACCGTAGCCGCTTTTCAGCTCGAGGGTGGTCACGCCATGCGCGAGGATGCGGCGGATTCTGGGTTTGGCGAGTTCGAAGAGTTCGTCCTCGGGGCGCTGCCGCAGGTCACGTACGGAGCTGTGGATGCCGCCTCCGCGTTTGGCGATCTCCATGTATCCAAGCCCGCTCGCACGGAGTTCCTGCTCTTCGTGCCGCGGCTTCCCAAAAATACCATGCGTGTGCGAGTCGACGAGGCCCGGGGTGAGGACGCCTCGAGCGCAGTCCACGCGCTCTGCCGTCGCATACCGAGCTTCCAGTTCGTCCTGCGGGCCGACCGCTACAATTTGCTCGCCCTCTGTTGCGACCGCGCCATTGAGAATGATGCCGGCATCGGCCATTTCCGCACCGCGACGGGCGCGCGCGGGACCGGCGCAGGTGACGACTTGGCTGGCGTTTACGTAGAGGCGTGTCATTGCCAAAAGAATCTACGGGCGGGTGTGGCGGGAGGAAGAGCGCCGCACGCGGGGGTACCGTTGCTGAGCGCGCGCGGTCAGGGCCTGGCATGCATCAGCAGGCCCACGGACGATTAGCGGTTACCAAACAAATCTTGGAATCGCGAGATGGTCAGCGGTGCCTGCGCCTCGCCGCGACAGGCGTAGTAGCAGCGGTCGCAGTTGATGGGCTGGTAGCCGTTGTACGTGCTCCAGTGATCGTCCGATGGAAAGTCCGGACAGCGCCGCACCATTCCCACGGGATCGATGTGAATGGTGGTCTCCCCCGAGCGGCAGGGCTCCTTGAGTTCGCCACGGACCCAGCGCGGGATTTGTTGGAGGTACCAATCCGAGTTACTGACGACGCCGCGGCGCCCGCGCTTGAACGCGAGGATGTCGCGCACGAGCGCGTCGAGCTGCGCCAGATGCGCGGCACCAAGCGAATGCGCGGTGCTTCCATTCTTGAAGTCGGTATAGACCGACAGATTGACGCCCGCGCCCGCGGCGTCGGCGTAGCGGATAATGGGGAGAATGTCGTCGAGGTTGTCGTTCTTGATGACGGTGTTGAAGCGCACGGTCATGCCGCGCGCCACCATCTGGGGGACGGTGGCGAGGATCTTGGCGGCGAGGCCGGGGATCCGACGCGCGCCGTCGTGGCGTTCGTCGAGATAGTCGAGCGAAATGCAAAACTGCGCGAGCCCCGCGTCCCAGAGCGACTGGGCACGCTCAATGGAGAGCATACCGCCATGCGTTATGAGACTCAGCCACGTGCGCGGCACGGCACGATCCACTTCCGCGACGATGTCCTCGAGGTCGCGCCGTAACAGCGGTTCGCCACCGGTAAAGGTGACCATCATCGGCCTGAAGTGGCGCGCGGCGTCGGCGAACGACTTGAGCTCACGCGCCTTTTCGGACGCGTCTGTTTTCCAGTAATCGCAGAAGCCACACTGGGCATTGCAGCGCATCGTGACTTCGAAATGCACGAGCACAGGCCGACGCGTCACGCGAAGCCGTGCGTACCGGAATGAAAACGGCACGATGTGCCACGGCTTGAACTTCCGAGAAAGCATCAGCCCATCGGCAAGTTGATGCCTTTGGCTTTGGCGGTCCGTTTGGCGATTTCGTAGCCGGCGTCGGCGTGTCGCGCGACGCCGATTCCGGGATCGTTCGTGAGCACGCGCTCGAGTCGCACGCGCATTTCGGGAGTGCCGTCGGCGACAATCACCTGCCCCGCATGCAGCGAATTACCGATTCCCACGCCGCCGCCGTGATGGAAGCTGACCCACGTGGCGCCGCCGGCCACATTCAACAAGGCGTTGAGAATCGGCCAATCCGCGACGGCGTCGGTGCCGTCCTTCATGGCCTCGGTTTCGCGGAAGGGCGATGCGACCGAACCGGTGTCGAGATGGTCGCGCCCAATCGCGATGGGCGCACTCACTTCGCCGTTCGCAACGAGATCGTTGATGGCGATGCCGAACTTGGCACGGTCACCCTGCCCGAGCCAACAGATGCGCGCGGGCAGACCCTGGAAGTGGATTTTCTCTTTTGCTTTTTCGATCCACGTCCGCAGATGCGCGTCGTCGGGAAACAGCTCCAGCACGAGCGCGTCGAGACGTTCAATATCCTTCGGGTCGCCACTGAGCGCCGCCCAGCGAAACGGTCCCTTCCCTTCGCAGAAGAGAGGACGGATGTATTCCGGCACGAAGCCTGGAATCTTGAAGGCGTCGGTGAGTCCGGCGTCCATTGCGACCGTGCGAATGTTATTGCCGTAATCAAATGCTATGGCACCAGCGTCCTGCATTTCTCGCATTGCACGCACGTGCAACACGGCACTCGCCGTCGATTTTTCGACGTAGCCCTTAGGATCGCTTGCGCGGAGCGCGGCGGCTTCGGCGAGCGACATACCAACGGGGATGTACCCCGTGAGCATGTCATGTGCGCTGGTTTGATCGGTGACAACGTCCGGCGTGACGCCTCGTTTCACCAGCTCCGGAAGTACCTCGGCGGCATTGCCAACGAGCCCGACGCTCAATGCACGCTTCGCGTCCGTGGCCTCGCGGATCCACGCCAATGCCTCGTCGAGCGAGGCAGTCATTTTGTCGCAGTAGCCGGTGTCGATGCGTTTTTGAATGCGCGTGGGATCGACATCGACGCCGAGTATGGCGGCCCCTTGCATGGTGGCGGCCAGCGGCTGCGCGCCGCCCATGCCACCCAACCCGGCGGTCAGGATGAACCGACCCGCCAGCGAACCACCGAAGTGTGCACGGGCCACGGCGCCGAAGGTTTCATACGTGCCTTGCACGATGCCCTGCGATCCGATGTAAATCCAAGAGCCGGCCGTCATCTGGCCGTACATCATCAAGCCGGAGCGCTCAAGTTCGCGGAAATGATCCCAAGTGGCCCAACGGCCCACGAGATTGCTGTTCGCGATCAGCACGCGCGGTGCGTGTACGTGGGTACGGAACACGCCGACGGGTTTGCCGCTTTGCACGAGCAGCGTCTCGTCGTCTTCCAGTGCGCGGAGTGAGGCGACGATGGCATCGAAGCACTCCCAGTTCCGCGCGGCCTTGCCGGTTCCGCCATAGACCACGAGATCGCCGGGGCGTTCAGCAACCTCGGGGTCGAGGTTGTTCATGAGCATGCGCAGCGCGGCTTCCTGCGGCCATCCTTTGCAGGAAATAATGGAGCCGCGCGGTGCGCGCACGACGCGCGGAGTGTGCGAGGAGGTGGCGGTCATCAATCGCTCTTAGAACAGGGGAACGGAGCCGCGGCGTCGCCGGCCGTGATCACGCAACGAAGTCACCACGGGCAACGGCGCCCGCGATCGCGAGAATATCGCCGCTCAACACGCGGTCGTCCTCAAGCGGACGCACTAGTTTGCGGACGACGTCATACGCGCGCTCGACGCCCACGCCCGACGTGAGCGGACGACGGTAATCGAGTCCTTGCACGGCGCACATCAGTTCGATGGCCAGAATGTTCTGCACATTACCGATAATGCGGCGGAGCTTCCACGCGGCGCCCATCGCCATTGGCACGCAATCTTCCTTGTTGCCGTCGGTGGGAATGGTGTCGACGCTCGCCGGATGCGACAGCACTTTGCACTCGCTGGCGAGCGACGCCGCGGTGACCTGTGCCATCATGAAGCCGGAGTTGAGTCCGGCATCACGCGCCAGGAAAGGCGGCAACCCTTGATTCATGTCCGGATGCACGACGCGATCGATGCGCCGTTCGGCCATCGTTGCGAGGTTTGTCATGGCAATAGCGAGAAAATCGAGCGCCATCGCCACGGCTTGTCCGTGAAAGTTACCGCCGCTGAGAATATCGCCGTTTTCGAAGACGAGCG
This window encodes:
- a CDS encoding tetratricopeptide repeat protein, whose protein sequence is MANVAALKKKAADFEQKKQLDKAIAAYREVLDAYDAGDDDNIDVGLYNRVGDMLVRQGNVPDGVLLYERAVDLYSEGGFFNNAIALCNKILRTSPGRVSVYYKLGKISAAKGFKADAKANFLEYADRMQKADKMEEAFRALKEFADLVPDQDDIRLMLAEHLTKAGKKNEALEQLQLLHARYADDGRVAEAEATAERMKDIDPDAVPRGSENQAKTKADDLIFIDLDAPLPRHARATRAVELPAPVAPPIVEPPTESSAPSGTPREIVAPALPAAIEIETTAAVMDETQVEPTVPLLGLEPTSFAEPPAVETAPLAPSEFAEIDFGAIKEEPTSPRFSAGLALSGELPLIDVSHFTPPAGLPMVEAGAPTADAIDFLDLDAPTAATPTNVDTVESPPAAPTEIRDDPSTPADATAFQLLDAEELEDPPRVRRTTSLLASDVGMLVRLADEPENWGLRRRYAEALLDDGDRDGGLRELEAALAGFERDGNLDAAREIADEIIRVNPASVKHHQKRVEFAFRVNDKGSLVEAYVALGDALLREGQAEKSRIVYQRVLDIAPDDVRALGALEAFGAEPVTRPSADEGQVARRTTRRYTAQVDEQAAPETVPAPASVDDDDQYISLGDWLREDEAPKNTRMVVDEEEPSGDEQADFDDMLKKFKQGVAENVEEEDYESHYDLGVAYKEMGLLDEAISEFQKALRATTNRVRTFEALGQCFLEKKQLAVAVTILQRAIHEQGVSDERLVGVLYLLGYIHESLGKHAEAKTFYERVFAVDIQFRDVGDRLNAVDKAAS
- a CDS encoding polyprenyl synthetase family protein gives rise to the protein MTIQSRPQLPLATALLDIQGPVRALLDRVPAEMWRIVQADSAIIQAANGHLQGMKGKMIRPTLLLLAASLEGQPEERAVSLAAVAELVHLTSVVHDDSVDHSVLRRGMPTLNALFSHEMAVLMGDYIFSKAIAELVRQGDLEPLRAFTYASNSMTLGELDQLATYDALGFTEKDYWSLIRAKTASLLGATCEMGALAGAPRYREQMRTYGESIGMAFQVADDLIDYTESETVTGKPSGNDLREHKVTLPLIAALPQMVPSQRAIVDALFANPTPDDGEIAEVVQIVTDCGGLDFARRKGEEFAVRAEESLDGVADSEARQALAETINFVLDRRS
- the hutI gene encoding imidazolonepropionase, translated to MTRLYVNASQVVTCAGPARARRGAEMADAGIILNGAVATEGEQIVAVGPQDELEARYATAERVDCARGVLTPGLVDSHTHGIFGKPRHEEQELRASGLGYMEIAKRGGGIHSSVRDLRQRPEDELFELAKPRIRRILAHGVTTLELKSGYGLSLEDELKSLRVIRRLQESLPVRIVPTFLGAHEIPLEYRAAPRTRDEYVALLIHEMIPQVAAEGLAQFADIFCEPGVYTLDESRRVLGAAQAHGLALKLHADELEPSGAAELAAELGATSADHLAAISEGGIRALAASQTVATLLPGTMMFLGRSRQAPARELIAAGAAVALASDFNPGTSPTVNFPLMLTLAVSQLHMSVAEAVLAATVNGAAALGLATKTGQLAPGFSADLALYEIEDIRELPYWYGDHRCVSSWVRGNACHS
- the hutU gene encoding urocanate hydratase — protein: MTATSSHTPRVVRAPRGSIISCKGWPQEAALRMLMNNLDPEVAERPGDLVVYGGTGKAARNWECFDAIVASLRALEDDETLLVQSGKPVGVFRTHVHAPRVLIANSNLVGRWATWDHFRELERSGLMMYGQMTAGSWIYIGSQGIVQGTYETFGAVARAHFGGSLAGRFILTAGLGGMGGAQPLAATMQGAAILGVDVDPTRIQKRIDTGYCDKMTASLDEALAWIREATDAKRALSVGLVGNAAEVLPELVKRGVTPDVVTDQTSAHDMLTGYIPVGMSLAEAAALRASDPKGYVEKSTASAVLHVRAMREMQDAGAIAFDYGNNIRTVAMDAGLTDAFKIPGFVPEYIRPLFCEGKGPFRWAALSGDPKDIERLDALVLELFPDDAHLRTWIEKAKEKIHFQGLPARICWLGQGDRAKFGIAINDLVANGEVSAPIAIGRDHLDTGSVASPFRETEAMKDGTDAVADWPILNALLNVAGGATWVSFHHGGGVGIGNSLHAGQVIVADGTPEMRVRLERVLTNDPGIGVARHADAGYEIAKRTAKAKGINLPMG
- a CDS encoding radical SAM protein — translated: MLSRKFKPWHIVPFSFRYARLRVTRRPVLVHFEVTMRCNAQCGFCDYWKTDASEKARELKSFADAARHFRPMMVTFTGGEPLLRRDLEDIVAEVDRAVPRTWLSLITHGGMLSIERAQSLWDAGLAQFCISLDYLDERHDGARRIPGLAAKILATVPQMVARGMTVRFNTVIKNDNLDDILPIIRYADAAGAGVNLSVYTDFKNGSTAHSLGAAHLAQLDALVRDILAFKRGRRGVVSNSDWYLQQIPRWVRGELKEPCRSGETTIHIDPVGMVRRCPDFPSDDHWSTYNGYQPINCDRCYYACRGEAQAPLTISRFQDLFGNR
- a CDS encoding DUF4321 domain-containing protein — translated: MATKGSSKHRPGFHALVLAIGFMVGGLLQAAARQWLPSGAVKEFLTTSVTPSIGTFSLDLVILKFGVGPLALDVSLLSLVGVLIAYLIARSLF
- a CDS encoding twin-arginine translocase TatA/TatE family subunit produces the protein MFGMGVQEMMLLLLVVLLLFGAKRIPEIAGSFGKGIKEFKKNMNDVQREIQTPDAPRTEALPRGESANVRDESVPAVEPKRLI